In a genomic window of Gossypium arboreum isolate Shixiya-1 chromosome 7, ASM2569848v2, whole genome shotgun sequence:
- the LOC108465619 gene encoding uncharacterized protein LOC108465619 isoform X2 encodes MGSSLAPLPSNDSTSIDQRVSWFLLEGSQNRLLYQLIAKRTIEVHNVKATNAPDLASFRNDVEFNMTAVSSMSCSNLRSPTTLLSGSSSFLEDKFLPISDILNVSCHNTSLGPTITLKCSNCRLNQDFMSISWQFFDLPNSPASAVGFQFNVTAKDHIRRDHVSFVSGTLMNGSNFDNSPVTFRGTDTNILIFNLFPRIYRSAKNLRLIQPLFHEFVPGSSLRNTSQLRASLENANDGVINTTLYVNYLSSYIIETENQNIIGAVGFLADLGGLYCITMGIFFYLLVQVAQICV; translated from the exons ATGGGTTCATCGCTTGCACCACTTCCGTCCAACGATAGTACTTCCATTGATCAAAGA GTTTCATGGTTTCTTTTGGAAGGCAGCCAAAATAG GTTGCTTTACCAACTCATCGCAAAGAGAACCATTGAAGTACATAACGTGAAAGCGACAAATGCGCCTGACCTAGCTTCCTTCAGGAATGACGTTGAATTTAACATGACCGCTGTTTCTAGTATGAGTTGCTCGAATTTACGGAGTCCTACTACTTTACTTTCCGGAAGTTCCAGTTTCCTTGAAGACAAATTTCTCCCTATTTCGGATATTCTCAATGTTTCATGTCATAACACAAGTTTAGGGCCAACTATAACTCTCAAGTGCAGCAATTGTCGACTCAATCAAGATTTTATGTCCATTTCATGGCAATTTTTCGATCTTCCGAACAGCCCTGCAAGTGCTGTAGGTTTTCAGTTCAATGTAACTGCAAAAGATCATATTAGGAGGGATCATGTGAGTTTCGTTAGTGGAACATTGATGAATGGAAGCAACTTTGATAATAGCCCGGTTACATTCAGAGGGACAGACACAAACATATTGATATTCAATTTGTTTCCCCGTATATACCGCAGTGCAAAAAATCTGAGGCTAATTCAACCTCTCTTTCATGAATTCGTCCCAGGGTCATCTTTGCGTAACACTTCTCAGCTCCGAGCCTCACTTGAGAATGCTAATGATGGAGTAATCAACACTACGTTATACGTCAACTATCTTTCTTCCTACATCATTGAGACCGAAAATCAAAATATAATAGGTGCTG TGGGTTTCCTTGCCGATCTTGGTGGGTTATATTGCATTACTATGGGGATATTTTTCTATCTCTTGGTGCAA GTAGCTCAAATTTGTGTTTAA
- the LOC108465619 gene encoding uncharacterized protein LOC108465619 isoform X1, with protein sequence MRNYLHVCFFRLCYCSLDDQNSYIKKFTQSQAVFLEATLVMLLSWLVFCFFLRFMKLGDGRNVWFKIRWWISRLNVCFATRHWLDDQKLVVKRKTELGGTFSIASWILFTGLFAVLLYQLIAKRTIEVHNVKATNAPDLASFRNDVEFNMTAVSSMSCSNLRSPTTLLSGSSSFLEDKFLPISDILNVSCHNTSLGPTITLKCSNCRLNQDFMSISWQFFDLPNSPASAVGFQFNVTAKDHIRRDHVSFVSGTLMNGSNFDNSPVTFRGTDTNILIFNLFPRIYRSAKNLRLIQPLFHEFVPGSSLRNTSQLRASLENANDGVINTTLYVNYLSSYIIETENQNIIGAVGFLADLGGLYCITMGIFFYLLVQVAQICV encoded by the exons ATGAGAAACTATTTGCATGTTTGCTTCTTTAGATTATGTTACTGTTCTTTGGATGATCAAAATTCCTACATCAAGAAGTTTACTCAATCCCAAGCTGTTTTCTTGGAAGCTACGCTTGTGATGTTGCTTTCTTGGCTTGTTTTTTGCTTCTTTTTGAGGTTTATGAAGCTTGGTGATGGAAGAAATGTTTGGTTTAAGATTAGGTGGTGGATTAGTCGTTTGAATGTTTGCTTTGCTACTAGGCATTGGCTG GATGATCAAAAATTGGTTGTGAAACGGAAAACAGAACTCGGTGGAACTTTCTCGATTGCTAGTTGGATACTTTTCACTGGGCTGTTTGCTGT GTTGCTTTACCAACTCATCGCAAAGAGAACCATTGAAGTACATAACGTGAAAGCGACAAATGCGCCTGACCTAGCTTCCTTCAGGAATGACGTTGAATTTAACATGACCGCTGTTTCTAGTATGAGTTGCTCGAATTTACGGAGTCCTACTACTTTACTTTCCGGAAGTTCCAGTTTCCTTGAAGACAAATTTCTCCCTATTTCGGATATTCTCAATGTTTCATGTCATAACACAAGTTTAGGGCCAACTATAACTCTCAAGTGCAGCAATTGTCGACTCAATCAAGATTTTATGTCCATTTCATGGCAATTTTTCGATCTTCCGAACAGCCCTGCAAGTGCTGTAGGTTTTCAGTTCAATGTAACTGCAAAAGATCATATTAGGAGGGATCATGTGAGTTTCGTTAGTGGAACATTGATGAATGGAAGCAACTTTGATAATAGCCCGGTTACATTCAGAGGGACAGACACAAACATATTGATATTCAATTTGTTTCCCCGTATATACCGCAGTGCAAAAAATCTGAGGCTAATTCAACCTCTCTTTCATGAATTCGTCCCAGGGTCATCTTTGCGTAACACTTCTCAGCTCCGAGCCTCACTTGAGAATGCTAATGATGGAGTAATCAACACTACGTTATACGTCAACTATCTTTCTTCCTACATCATTGAGACCGAAAATCAAAATATAATAGGTGCTG TGGGTTTCCTTGCCGATCTTGGTGGGTTATATTGCATTACTATGGGGATATTTTTCTATCTCTTGGTGCAA GTAGCTCAAATTTGTGTTTAA